The Pseudohongiella acticola region GTTGGTATCAGCCCTCTGGGCGCCAGCAACAGCACCACCGCCAGCGCTGCCAGCGTTGACGCCATCAGGCCCGGCGGTGAGGGTTGCCACAGCGCAGGCCCGAACTCGACCACGCCGGCCAGTGCCACAAACAATCCGTTCAACAGCCAGTCAGCCAATGCCAGTGGCCAGATCGCCAGTGAGGGTATGAGCATCAACAATACGGCGCCAAGCAATGCCAGCGGCACCACCAGCAAACTCACCAACGGGATGGCCAGAACATTGGTCAGCGGTGATATCAGCGACATCTGCCCGGTCCACAGCAATAGGGGCAACAACAGTCCGACACTGACTGCCCACTGCGGTTGCACCCAGTTGTGCCACAGCCATTGGCCTGGTGATGCCAGCGATGGCGACGCTGGCCGACGATAGCCGCTGAAGGCAAATAACAGAGCCGCCACGGCGGTGAATGACAGCCAGAAACCGGCCTGGGTCACACTCATGGGCGCCAGCAGCAACACCAGCGAAGCTGCCAGCAACAGGCTGTAGCTGGGCAAAAACCGTCGTCCCAGCACATGCCCCGACATCAACACCAGCACCATGATCAAGGCTCGCTGGGTCGGTAGCGAAAAACCCGCCAGACCGCTGTATACCAGAGCCGCCAGTACCGCAGCCAGGGCGCCGTAATGCTGCGCCGGCAACCGCAACAGTAAGGCCGGCAGCAGCCTCACCAGCAGGTTGATCACGGTATAGGCGGTCAAGGCAACAAAGCCGACATGCAGGCCGGAGATGACCAGCAGATGATTGGTGCCGGTGCGGGTCAGCAGTTCCCATTGCGCTGAACTGACACCGTCACGATCGCCCAGGATCAGGGCACTGAGCAGGCCCGGGTTCTGCAACCGCGGCGCCAGCGCAAACAGACGTGCGCGCAGACCGGCGCGGGCCGACTGTAACCCAGGCCCGGCCGCGCTCAGGCGTTTGTTGAAAGCGGTATCACGCACATACCCCCGAGCCATAATGCCCCGCCCGAACAGGGCGGCTTCGTAGTCATAACCGCCGGGATTGGCAAAACCATGCGGCCGGTTCAGCCGCACCCGAAAGCGCCAGCGCTCGCCGGGCCACAGCGTCAGACCGGCATACTCGTTGAGACTGATCCGCGCCCCGCGCATTGGTGTCGGCTGGTCTGAGTCGGGGATTGCATCCGGGGAGACACAATCGCGAGGATGCAGACGATAGCAGGTAGAGTCGATACGCAACTCAAACTGCTGAAACTGCGCCCGCGGTGAGGGCAGACTGACAATGCGCCCGCTGACCCAGAAATCCACCCCTTCCAGTTCGGACGGCAACTGCTGCTGCATCTGGCGAGAGGCATCAAAGCAGAACCACAACAGACCCAGCACCAGGGCCATGACGAGTTGCAGGCTCAAGGCCGCAAGGCGCCATCGGCCCCTTTCTGGAGACCACGCCACCGCGACCAGCAGCACAGTAGTGGCCAGCAGCATCAAACAAACAATGGCGGCCACCGGCCAGGGCGGCAACACCGGCAACCGACTGAACAGCCAGATGCCCAGACAAAACGCCAGCATCCCTGCGCGCATAACACGTCATGGCCGCCATCGTAGCGGCTTCCTGTTCAGATTGGGGTTAATCAGTGTGTAATGGCAGATATAGCAGATGCACCGGGGCTTTACCGGAAAAACCAGGGCTGATCACAGACGGCGCTATTCGCTGCGCAGGGCTTCCGCAGGCAACACACGGGCTGCTCGCCAGGCAGGATAGAGGCTGGCCAGCAGGCACAGGACCAGCACACCCAGGCTGACGCCAAGCAGATCGGACACACGCAATTGCGACGGCAGGAAATCGACCGGGTAGACATCAGCACTGAGCAGTTGGGCACCGGAAAGCTGTTCAATCCAGGCGAACAGATCACTGACACTGAGAGCCAGCCCAATGCCCAGCACCAGCCCGGCCAGTGTACCCAGCAACCCCACCAGGCAACCCTGCAATACAAAAATGCGGCCAATCATGCCGGGAGATGCGCCCATCGTGCGCAAAATGGCGATATCGCCGCGTTTGTCACGCACAATCATGATCAGGCTCACCACCAGATTAAACGCCGCCACCGCGACCAGCAGCCACAATAAAAAGCCTACGATGGTGCGGGACAGACGGATATTCTCGTATATTGCGCCAAACCACTGGGTCCAGGTTTCCAGATAAACACCCTGCGGCAACAGCACCTCAATGTTATCGCGCAGCGCATTCACCGCCAGCACGTCATCGGTGCGCAGGCGCAGACCCGTGAAGCGGTCAGGCTGGCGATACAGGGCCTGGGCATCGGGCAGCGCAATCATCACCAGCCGCTCATCAAGCTCCTGCGTGCCCACCCGGTAAATGCCACCCACGGTAAAGCGTCGTTGCACCGGCAGCGGCGCCACCGGGTTGATGGACACATTCAGTGAGTACAGTGTGACGTTGTCGCCCAGACCGACGCCCAGACGTTGCGCCAGCGTTTCGCCAAGCACCAGCTGAAAACGTGATTCCGCCAGCGACATCAGGCTTCCTTGCCGCATAAAACGGGACAGGCGGGAAATGTCAGCTTCGCGCGCCGGATCAACACCATTGACCAGTACGCCGACATTGTCTTCCGGCCCGGCAATCACGCCATTGGCCTCCAGTACCGGCGCACTCAGATTGACACCGGGCACCGCCAGCACCTCACTGTCGAGCTGCGCCCAGCGCTCACTGTCGATATGCTCTGGCGTGCGCAGGGTGGCGTGCGGCATGATACCGAGCACATTCTCCCGCACTTCGCGATCAAAGCCATTCATGACCGACAACACGGTGATCAGAATACAGACGCTGAGTGCCAGCCCGCCAATGGTCAGCATGGACATAAAGCTCACCAGTTCACTGCGTCGCCCCACGCTGACATAGCGCAAGGCAATAAATGCTGACAGGGAGCGCGTCATGCCTGCAGACACCCGTTGTTCAGCAGCAGCACACGGTCCAGGCTGGCAGCGAACTGTTCATCATGGGTCACCACCACAAAACTGGTGGCCAGTTGCTGATTCAGGTCCTGCATCAATTCGTGAATACCACTGGCGGTGCGGCGATCAAGGTTGCCTGTGGGCTCGTCCATCAGCACACAACGCGGGGAAGCCACCAACGCGCGGGCAATCGCCACACGCTGCCGCTCGCCGCCCGACAGTTCCGCCGGTTTGTGACTGAGCCGGTGCTGCAAACCGACCCGGCGCAACAGTTCTGCTGCCCGGTCTCGGGCATCAGCCACCCTGGCGCCGCCGATCAGCAGTGGCATGGCAACATTTTCCAGCGCACTGAATTCACCGAGCAAATGGTGAAACTGGTAAACAAACCCCAGATAACGATTACGCAGCAAACCACGCTCTTTGTCTGACAGCGCCGACAATGCCTGACCGGCGACGTCGATTTCGCCACCACTGGGCATATCCAGCCCGCCCAACATGTTGAGCAAGGTGGTTTTGCCCGAGCCCGAACTGCCCACGATGGCGATGCGCTCACCGGGCATGACGTTGAGGTTGATGTCCGTCAACACTTCGACCTGC contains the following coding sequences:
- a CDS encoding lipoprotein-releasing ABC transporter permease subunit, which produces MTRSLSAFIALRYVSVGRRSELVSFMSMLTIGGLALSVCILITVLSVMNGFDREVRENVLGIMPHATLRTPEHIDSERWAQLDSEVLAVPGVNLSAPVLEANGVIAGPEDNVGVLVNGVDPAREADISRLSRFMRQGSLMSLAESRFQLVLGETLAQRLGVGLGDNVTLYSLNVSINPVAPLPVQRRFTVGGIYRVGTQELDERLVMIALPDAQALYRQPDRFTGLRLRTDDVLAVNALRDNIEVLLPQGVYLETWTQWFGAIYENIRLSRTIVGFLLWLLVAVAAFNLVVSLIMIVRDKRGDIAILRTMGASPGMIGRIFVLQGCLVGLLGTLAGLVLGIGLALSVSDLFAWIEQLSGAQLLSADVYPVDFLPSQLRVSDLLGVSLGVLVLCLLASLYPAWRAARVLPAEALRSE
- the lolD gene encoding lipoprotein-releasing ABC transporter ATP-binding protein LolD, whose protein sequence is MTLEPDMTLPEPGDKGPEPRDKRQEPRDQRQEPRDTGQEPRYTERRQPNDSSPEQSVARGAVISCRHLSKIYTQGPQQVEVLTDINLNVMPGERIAIVGSSGSGKTTLLNMLGGLDMPSGGEIDVAGQALSALSDKERGLLRNRYLGFVYQFHHLLGEFSALENVAMPLLIGGARVADARDRAAELLRRVGLQHRLSHKPAELSGGERQRVAIARALVASPRCVLMDEPTGNLDRRTASGIHELMQDLNQQLATSFVVVTHDEQFAASLDRVLLLNNGCLQA
- a CDS encoding DNA internalization-related competence protein ComEC/Rec2, with the protein product MRAGMLAFCLGIWLFSRLPVLPPWPVAAIVCLMLLATTVLLVAVAWSPERGRWRLAALSLQLVMALVLGLLWFCFDASRQMQQQLPSELEGVDFWVSGRIVSLPSPRAQFQQFELRIDSTCYRLHPRDCVSPDAIPDSDQPTPMRGARISLNEYAGLTLWPGERWRFRVRLNRPHGFANPGGYDYEAALFGRGIMARGYVRDTAFNKRLSAAGPGLQSARAGLRARLFALAPRLQNPGLLSALILGDRDGVSSAQWELLTRTGTNHLLVISGLHVGFVALTAYTVINLLVRLLPALLLRLPAQHYGALAAVLAALVYSGLAGFSLPTQRALIMVLVLMSGHVLGRRFLPSYSLLLAASLVLLLAPMSVTQAGFWLSFTAVAALLFAFSGYRRPASPSLASPGQWLWHNWVQPQWAVSVGLLLPLLLWTGQMSLISPLTNVLAIPLVSLLVVPLALLGAVLLMLIPSLAIWPLALADWLLNGLFVALAGVVEFGPALWQPSPPGLMASTLAALAVVLLLAPRGLIPTRTPWLLPGCLLMPLLWPAEAVRPPPGQAQLQFLDVGQGLAVVVHTHNHHLLFDTGPAMGPQFDTGRAVIVPYLRARHVRALDMLIISHWHQDHSGGAASVAQQFAIKRRLAGGSESAPEALGGPASFERCRAGMRWQWDGVVFEILHPAGQRYAGENNNACVLRVSAGDQHVLLTGDIEREAERDLLQDHARTSGLRADVLQAAHHGSASSSLPAFLQAVQPKLTVVSAGYRNRFSHPAPVVLERLYNVGSVVCQTPSTGAVQVELGGAAGPRLSATHRQQYRRFWHNIPSGEYGKVATETAGGDICGRDRDGGWLVDAANNSVFHSGDCDCH